CGTATGTACACGCACGACTTCTGACCcctccaaccaaaaaaaaaaaaaaaaaagtacatgcaCGACAAGTAGGTAAGATCTCTTGACAGTAGTAGCTTAGGGACACCGAACATCGGAAGTTACTATAGTAAATTTACACAAGTTGTGCATGAGATGCAAATCCTACGACCAAATCTATTCACTCGCACTCGGCAGACGAGACGGACAGCGGGTACTGGAAGCTGTTGGAGTACTGGAAGGAGAGGCTCTGCCCCGGGCCAAGGGAATTGCCGTCATTGACAAGGCAGTCGTCGTAGTAGACCCGCCGGAAGACCCTGGGGTTGACGAGGCGGACAGAGCTGAACCAGCCGCAGCTGACGTGGATGTTGGAGATAGAGCAGTCGGAGGTGCACACGTTCAGGATCTGGACGGTGAAGATCGGGATGCCCTGGGGCAACGGAGAGGTCGGCCCTTGGGAGATCACGATGTCGGCCTTCGAGCACGACGAGCCAATGCTGTTCATGTCTCCTCCATCTTCATTGCATCAATGGAAAACATTTGTAAGTCATTACAATTTATtaaatgtagagagagagagagagagagagagagagagagagagagagagagagattcacttTACCATCATCTGACTGAAGTAGCTTTCTGGATGAGCTATGGCTTTGAGCGTTGGGATGGTCAGGTCCTTTATTAATGGCTGCTTCACCAGCAACTCTCTCTTCTCCATGAAGTAAAACCAGTACTGCAGCAAATCAATGGCCACATGCTTTTTGAGCTCCAAAATGCTCAAATTAGCGCCGCTAAAGTTAAAGTTAAAGCCCAAAACATATGATCGCCGGCGTTGAAGACACTACAAACAACCtgttttccccatttttttcgCTGTGAAAGTGTTAAGTGATTCGAAAATCAATCGAGTCTAAAGATTTGGATATCCATGTTATAAGCATGAGTTTCGACCCAAAATCCTAATTTACGAAGATGCATGTCTTAATAAATTGAGCGATAACCCTAATTTAAATATCCATGCTATGATTATTCTGAACAATTATTTAGTTGTTAGGTGAAGGAGGAAATCATTTGTCTATGACTAGGAATGTCATCTTGACGTATATAAAGTTCCTACTAATGTCATAAACTCTGGAACTACATGCAGTTGATTGTCCTCTTTGTTCTTATTCCGACCTATCATTTTTATATGCATGACAAGTAAATTAGCCCATAACGTGCACAATCTAACTCAGAGCCACCcacagaacaaaacaaaaaaaaaaaacaccgcttGCGTCGCGAATGGCCTCAAGAAAACAGCAGCTAGGGTTTACGTCATTCCTCCTGTTCATtccggcgagagagagagagatggtacCAAGGAGTGAACAGACGACCACGAATCTGAAGCAAGAAACAGCTGAAGAGACAGAGACAAGTCTAGCTTCTTTCACTGCTCCGTGGCGACCCATGATGCTCGACTTGCTTCACGACACGAGATACCCAGAAAGAGATGGAAACCCTTCAAGCTTTCAAACGGctgaaagatgaaaaaagaatgCTGTGTAAGAAATTTGCAGAAGAACGTGCTTCTCTCGCAGCAACTGTACCGTACTCGCTCCAGAGCGTTTTGGGCGGGACTttcgtggaagaagaagaagaagaaggcggagGGAGCACCAGTAGGAGGAGCTAGGGCATAAATGCAGCTTTCATTTATAGCTCTCAAGGTGGGGGGGAGTGCCTCTGGCCATCACTGGCACAAAAGCAAGCATGCTGTCCCGGACTCACAGGTGTGCCTCATCCTATACTCtgttccctcttcttctttcacACGTGggtgaactcaattgacaagtaTTCCTCTTGTGTTCATTGGCTACATGtttttgcatttgaaatttaaaagtttGGAGATACTGATGTTACTCCTAGCAAGAGCATGACTTGTGCTATAACCTTCTGGATTAGAGAGGATTAGATATTCAAACGGGGTGAGTCGAGTCagatatggtccgacccatattaactCATTCAATcctttttgacccattttgattttatacaaatctagtgacccaTACTCGATCCAATCTATATTATTCAACCATTTCGATATATTAAAATCCagtttagagaaaattatttcttagacaattttaaagatatatattgctatttttttttatagttttgcTAACTAACCCATTGATGACTTATTTAAAACCTATTTAGGATCCATTAAGTTTctaagtaacccatttatgcgccatttttaaaactcaaa
This sequence is a window from Rhodamnia argentea isolate NSW1041297 chromosome 3, ASM2092103v1, whole genome shotgun sequence. Protein-coding genes within it:
- the LOC115727906 gene encoding TPD1 protein homolog 1-like, yielding MGKTVLVLLHGEERVAGEAAINKGPDHPNAQSHSSSRKLLQSDDDGGDMNSIGSSCSKADIVISQGPTSPLPQGIPIFTVQILNVCTSDCSISNIHVSCGWFSSVRLVNPRVFRRVYYDDCLVNDGNSLGPGQSLSFQYSNSFQYPLSVSSAECE